GTTCTTTGCCGCATACACGGCAGAACCCCAGGCCGCGTCGAATTCGGCGATCAGCTTCAGGTGGCGCGTGCTGCGGGCCAGGTAGCCGGCGACGATCCAGCTTTCATCGCCCTGCGTATCGTGGCGCACCTGGATGCCGTCGAAGCCGGACAGGTCGGCCGCGCGGGCGATCTGGTGCAGGTAGTCGAAGTAATTGAAGGGCGGACGCGCGCCGCGCGGGTCGCTCACGCCCGCCTGCAGGGGACTGGGCGCGCCAGCGGCCCGTTCGCCCCGGCGCGTGATGCCGGGCGCCGCGTAACGGCCGTCGCCGCTGGTGGGCAATTGCCAGATGAATTCGATGGTCATGCGTGGACTCCTGTCGTGGGTCGAAGAAAACACCGCCGCACATTGGCGCGGCGGCCTGCCCTTCCCTCCTCGCAGAAAGCATGCCATGCCCCGTGGGTCCGCCAGCGCCATTCTCTGTTGATTTGGCAGCAATCAGCTGCATCCACGGCAGCAGCGTGCTGCACGCGCAGCAGCCATGAAAAAAGCCGGAGCCGCAGCGCTGCGGGTCCGGCTCCAGGAGATCCATCACGCGCCTAGTCGATGGCGCCCGCCTTTTTCAAAAAGGTGCGCAGGATGTTGCGGCTCAGGTTCAGGTGTTTCGCCGTACGTACCTGGTTGCGCTCATTGCGCTCCCACGCGGCGCGCACCAGTTCCTGCTGCATCGCTTCGAATTCCACGGCCTCGCCCGAGTCGAGCAAGGCTTGCCAGGCGCGGGCAAAGCGCTCGGCGGCCAATAAATCGTCCTGGCCGGCCGCGCCGTGGGCCGCGTAGGCGATGTCGGCGCCGCCGGCCCACGCGTCCGGCACGGGCACAGGGGCGGATGCGGGCGCCGGAGCGCGGTGCCAGCCCGACAAGCTCAGGTCTTCGGCGCGCACGACGCCGCTGCGGCACACGAGCAGCGCGCGGTGGATGACGTTTTCCAGCTCGCGGATATTGCCCGGCCATGGATAGCCGAGCAAGGCCTCGTGCGCATCGAGGTCCAGCTCCACCTCGCCCAGATGCAGGCGCTGCGCATAGATGGCCATGAAGTGGCGCGTCAGCGGCATGATGTCGCCCGGGCGCTCGCGCAGGGGACGCAGCGGCAGGCCGATCACCTGCAGCCGGTAATACAGGTCTTCGCGGAATCGCCCGGCCCGCACGGCTTCGGCCAGGTCCACGTTCGTGGCGGCGATCAGGCGCACGTCGATGGGGATGGCGCGCCGCGCGCCCAGGCGCACCACTTCGCGCTCCTGCAGCACGCGCAGCAGCTTGACCTGCATCGCCAGCGGCAAGTCGCCGATTTCATCGAGGAACAGGGTGCCGCCGCTGGCCGTCTCGAACCAGCCCGGCTTGCCCTGCTGCGCGCCCGTAAATGCGCCCTTTTCATAGCCAAACAGTTCGCTCTCGACCAGGGTTTCGGAAAACGCGCCGCAGTTGATCGCCACGAAAGTCTGCTCGGCGCGTCCGCTCAAGCCGTGCACGTGGCGCGCAATCAGTTCTTTTCCCGTCCCCGTCTCACCCGTGATCAGCACCGTCGCCTCGCTGGGCGCGATGCGTTCGATCAGTTCGTGCAACTGGCGCGAACGGGGGTCGGCAAAGACAAAGGCCGTGGCGCGCACCAGCAAGCTCATTTGCTGCGGGTCGCGGAAGGCGACGAGCGCACCATCATCGTCGGCGCTGGCGCCACGGGCAAGGTGGGCGCTGCGCGCGAAATCGCTGCTGAAATTGTGGGCTAAGAGTTCCATGGGCCGACTATACCGCGCGCCATCTGCAGGCGTGAACGAATGGTGCCGCGCTAGCTTATCCGGATTTTGCATATGCGGGCGCTGGCCCCTTGCTGGCCCGAAGCTTGCATCGGCATTGACGCAGATCATGTTGCCACCCCACCACGGAGCTTCCCCCATGCCAGCACGCCAGCTCGTCCTGAACGTCTTTTTGCAGCGCCACGGCCACCACCCTGCCGCCTGGCGCCATCCGTCCGCCAGCGCCAGCGGACGGCCCGACCTGGCCTGGTGGCTGCGCGCCGCCCGGCTGGCCGAGGCGGCCAGGTTCGACAGCTTTTTCATCGCCGACTTCATCGGCCGCGCCGGCGACGTCACGGCGGACACGGGCCGCGCCGCCATCGGCCTGCCGTTCGAGCCTTTCACCCTGCTGTCGGCGATCGCCGCCGTCACGCGCCACATCGGCCTGATCGCCACCGTCAACACGAATTACGAACACCCGTATCACGTGGCGCGCAAATTCAGTTCGCTCGACCACCTGAGCGGCGGGCGCGCGGGCTGGAACGTCGTGTCCTCGTTCGGCGAACACACGGCCCGCAATTTCGGCATCGAGGCACCGCGCAGCCACGCGCAGCGCTATGCGCGGGCCGACGAATTCGTCGCCCTGTCCAAGGCCCTGTGGGATAGCTGGGACGACGATGCCTTCGACCGGCCAGACCGCGCCGGCGGCCGGTTCTACCAGCCGGCAGCGGGCCATGCGCTCGATTTCCAGGGCGAGTATTTCGCCTCGCAAGGCTTGCTGGACTTGCCCCGTCCCGTGCAGGGCCACCCCGTGCTGGTCCAGGCGGGCAATTCCGAGACGGGCCGCGAATTTGCCGCGCGGCTGGCCGAGATGGTGTACTGCTCCGCCACCTCGCTGCCCGTGGCGCAGGCGTATTACGCGGACGTGAAAGACCGCATGGCGACATACGGACGCACGGAAGATCAATTGAAAGTCACGCCCGGGCTGTCCGTCGTGGTGGCCGAATCGGACCAGCAGGCGCAGGACCAGTTCGGCGAGCTGCAGTCGCTGGTCGACTTCAGCAAGCTGGAATTTGGCGGCTTCGATTTGTCCGGCTACCCGCTCGACGGCCCCCTGCCCGACCTGCCCTACGCGGCCGGCGACAACGGCAAGGGACGTTTCCAGCAGCAGCTGGAGCTTGCCCGCCGCGAGCACCTGACCTTGCGCCAGCTGGTGCTGCGCTTTCGCGTGGCGCGCGGCCACCTGCAAGCGATCGGCTCCGTCAAGACGGTGGCCGACGTGATGGAGCAGTGGTTCGTGGAACGGGGCGCGGACGGCTTCAACGTCGTGCCGCCGCTGCTGCCGCAAGGTTTCGATAACTTTACGCGGCTGGTGGTGCCGGAACTGCAGCGGCGCGGCCTGTTCCGCACCGAGTATGCCAGCAGCACCCTGCGCGGCCACCTGGACCTCGACCGGCCCGCCAACCCGCATACGCGGGCGCGGGCCGCCTGATCAATCAGGATCCGGATCGAAATGCTTGCGCAAGCCTTGCCAGCACTCGAAATAATCGTGTTGCAGCAGGCCGCCGTCCAGCGCGAACGGCGTGGGCTTGAGGATGGTGCGCGTCTCGAACATGAAGGCCATGGTGTCGGCCACCTTCGCGGGCGCGGACGTGTCGCTGTGCGAGGCTTTCTCGAACGTCTGCGCATCGGGACCGTGGCCGGACATGCAGTTGTGCAGGCTGGCGCCGCCCGGCACGAAACCGGCCGCCTTGGCGTCGTACACGCCGTGGATCAAGCCCATGAATTCGCTGGCCACGTTGCGGTGGAACCAGGGCGGGCGGAACGTGTGCTCGGCGGCCAGCCAGCGGGGCGGGAAGATGGCGAAGTCGATGGCGCCGAACAGCGGATTTTCGCTCGGCGCCTGCAGCACGAGGAAGATCGACGGATCCGGATGGTCGTAGCTGATCGAGCCGATGACATTGAAGCGGCGCAAATCGTATTTGTACGGTGCGTAATTGCCATGCCAGGCGACGACGTCGAGCGGTGAATGGTCGAGCGTCGTGCGCCACAGGTGGCCGCCGAACTTGGCCACCAATTCGCAATCGCCGTCGATATCCTCGTAGGCCGCGTGCGGCGTGAGGAAGTCGCGGCTGTTGGCCAGGCCATTCGAGCCGATGGGCCCCATGTCCGGTAGGCGGAAAGCCGTGCCGAAATTTTCGCAGACATAGCCGCGCGCCTTGCCGTCCGGCAGGGTCACGCGGAAGCGCACGCCGCGCGGGATCACGGCGATTTCCTGCGGTTCCAGTTCGATCAAGCCCAGTTCCGTGGCAATCGCCAGCCGCCCTTCCTGCGGCACGACCAGCAATTCGCCGTCGGCCGAATAAAAGAAGCGCTGCATGGAGCGGTTGGCCGCGTACACGTGGATGGCGCAGCCGCTCATCGCTTCGGCGCTGCCGTTTCCCGCCATCGTTTGCCAGCCATCGATGAAATCGACCGGCGTGGCGTCGTCGGGCAGCGGCAGCGGGTCCCAGCGCAGCTGGTTCGGCGGCGTCGGCGGCATGGCGTGGAAATCGCTGACGATGCGCGTGTTTTCAGCCAATGTAAACGGCGGATGCTGGCTGGCGGGACGGATGCGGTACAGCCAGGAACGCCGGTTCTGCGCGCGCGGCGCCGTAAACGCCGTGCCCGACAATTGTTCCGCATACAGGCCCAGCGGCGCTTGCTGCGGCGAATTTTGCCCCTGCGGCAAGGCACCGGGGATGGCTTCCGTGGCAAACTCGTTGCCGAAGCCGCTTTGGTAGCCGGCGCCTATCATGCGCGCTCCGCCAGGCCGTCGGCCGCGTCGCGCAGCAAGCCTTGCACCACGTCGGCCTGGCCGATGGCGCCCATGGCCAGCAAGGCGAAGCGGGCCAGGAACAGCGGCGAGCGCTGCTCGCCCAGGCCGCCCATGGTGTGGCACAGCTCGGTGTATAAATTATCGAGTTCGATGTCGGTCATATGATCTCCTGATTTACTGTGCTCTTCCTTCGTTAACCCAAAAAGCGGAAGAGCTGGGGTCGGACCCTCAGGGACTCGGCGCCCCCGTCCGACCCCGGAATTTGCCACTGGGTTTGGTTCAAGACAACGCGCGTTTCAATGCATCCGCCACCTGCCCCACCCTCACCTCGCGCCAGCGCCCCAGCACGTGCCCATCCGGGCGCACGAGATAAAACGTGCCGGGCTGCGCGTCGAACAGCGAGCATACCTGCGCCGTATGGTCCCAGGCGCCCCCTTGCGCCCCGCTGCGGGCGATCGCCACGGTCGTCAACGGCAAGCTGTCGCCCAGCGCCAGCAGTTCCGCTGGCACCGCGCCATCGTCGCTGAAATACAGGCCCGTGAAATGGCCATCCGCGCGTTTGAGCAAATCGGTAATATACCGCGCTTTTTGACCGCCGTTGTGCGGCAGCGCGAGCGGGCACTCGGGCAAGACCGTGCCCGGCGCGGGACCGGCCGTGAACACGTCCAGCTCAGGCGCATTCAAGGCCGATTGCGCATACGCGATGGCGCTGGTCTGGCGCGGGTTGATCAGCGAGCGCACGTGCGCATGCTTGCCCGCCAGGCCCAGCACGGCCGTGCGCATCAGCTCGAAGGCAAACGTGGGCGGCGCCATGAATTCCGTGCTTTTCGTGCCGTGACGCAGGTTTTCATGGGCGGCGAACACGCGTTCGTTCGAATAGCTGTCGAGCAAGCTATCCGGCGCCCGGCCCTTGACGACGTAGGCGAGCTTCCAGGCCAGATTGTCCGCATCGTCGATGCCGGAATTGGCCCCACGCACGCCGAAGATGGGCACCAGGTGGGCCGCATCGCCCGCGAACAACACGGCGCCGTGCCGGTATTTTTCCAGTGTCAGCGCGTTGGCCTTGTAGATGGTGATCCACACGGGATGCCATGGCTGTGTCTCCCCCATCATGGCCAGCAGGCTGTCCACGCGCGGCGCCACGTTTTCCAGCAGCACGGCCGCCTGCGCATCCTCGTCGTCGCGCAGCTGGTAGTCGATGCGCCAGATATCGTCTGGCTGCTTGTGCACCAGCACGGTCGAGCCGGGGTTCGACGGCGGGTCGAAATACGCGAGGCGCTCCGTGGGGCGCTCGCTTTTCAGATGGATATCGACGATCACATAGCGGCCTTCATAGCTGGTGCCCTGCAATTTCAAGCCCAACGCCTCGCGCACGACGCTGCGCCCGCCATCGGCCGCCACCAGCCAGTCCGTGTCGATGGTGTAGGTGTCATCGGGCGTGGCCAGCGTGACCGTGGCGCCATCGGCGCGCTGCTGCACGCCAGTGACGCGCGTTTGCCAGCGGATATCGATCAGCTCGCTCTGGCGTTCGGCCGCGTCGAGCAGGAATTGCTCGATATGGTATTGCGCCAGGTTGACCATCGGCGGCAATTTCTGGTTCGCGTCTTGCGGCATCGTAAAGTGCAGCACTTCCTCGTCGCGGTAAAAGCTGCGGCCGCCCGCCCATGGCAAGCCTTTGCTGATAAAACCGTCGAGCGCACCGAGGCGATCGATGATTTCCAGGCTGCGCCGCGAGATGCAGATGGCGCGGCTGCCCGTGCAAACGCCATCGTCCGCCTCGATCAGCACCGAGCGCACGCCGTGGCGCGCCAGGCCCAGGGCCGTGGCCAGGCCCACGGGGCCGCCGCCGACGATCAGGACCGGCACGTGCTGCGTGCCGGCACCCGCAGGCTTGCCGG
This window of the Janthinobacterium agaricidamnosum genome carries:
- a CDS encoding sigma-54 interaction domain-containing protein, which gives rise to MELLAHNFSSDFARSAHLARGASADDDGALVAFRDPQQMSLLVRATAFVFADPRSRQLHELIERIAPSEATVLITGETGTGKELIARHVHGLSGRAEQTFVAINCGAFSETLVESELFGYEKGAFTGAQQGKPGWFETASGGTLFLDEIGDLPLAMQVKLLRVLQEREVVRLGARRAIPIDVRLIAATNVDLAEAVRAGRFREDLYYRLQVIGLPLRPLRERPGDIMPLTRHFMAIYAQRLHLGEVELDLDAHEALLGYPWPGNIRELENVIHRALLVCRSGVVRAEDLSLSGWHRAPAPASAPVPVPDAWAGGADIAYAAHGAAGQDDLLAAERFARAWQALLDSGEAVEFEAMQQELVRAAWERNERNQVRTAKHLNLSRNILRTFLKKAGAID
- a CDS encoding LLM class flavin-dependent oxidoreductase; its protein translation is MPARQLVLNVFLQRHGHHPAAWRHPSASASGRPDLAWWLRAARLAEAARFDSFFIADFIGRAGDVTADTGRAAIGLPFEPFTLLSAIAAVTRHIGLIATVNTNYEHPYHVARKFSSLDHLSGGRAGWNVVSSFGEHTARNFGIEAPRSHAQRYARADEFVALSKALWDSWDDDAFDRPDRAGGRFYQPAAGHALDFQGEYFASQGLLDLPRPVQGHPVLVQAGNSETGREFAARLAEMVYCSATSLPVAQAYYADVKDRMATYGRTEDQLKVTPGLSVVVAESDQQAQDQFGELQSLVDFSKLEFGGFDLSGYPLDGPLPDLPYAAGDNGKGRFQQQLELARREHLTLRQLVLRFRVARGHLQAIGSVKTVADVMEQWFVERGADGFNVVPPLLPQGFDNFTRLVVPELQRRGLFRTEYASSTLRGHLDLDRPANPHTRARAA
- the hmgA gene encoding homogentisate 1,2-dioxygenase, which produces MIGAGYQSGFGNEFATEAIPGALPQGQNSPQQAPLGLYAEQLSGTAFTAPRAQNRRSWLYRIRPASQHPPFTLAENTRIVSDFHAMPPTPPNQLRWDPLPLPDDATPVDFIDGWQTMAGNGSAEAMSGCAIHVYAANRSMQRFFYSADGELLVVPQEGRLAIATELGLIELEPQEIAVIPRGVRFRVTLPDGKARGYVCENFGTAFRLPDMGPIGSNGLANSRDFLTPHAAYEDIDGDCELVAKFGGHLWRTTLDHSPLDVVAWHGNYAPYKYDLRRFNVIGSISYDHPDPSIFLVLQAPSENPLFGAIDFAIFPPRWLAAEHTFRPPWFHRNVASEFMGLIHGVYDAKAAGFVPGGASLHNCMSGHGPDAQTFEKASHSDTSAPAKVADTMAFMFETRTILKPTPFALDGGLLQHDYFECWQGLRKHFDPDPD
- a CDS encoding DUF2783 domain-containing protein, which translates into the protein MTDIELDNLYTELCHTMGGLGEQRSPLFLARFALLAMGAIGQADVVQGLLRDAADGLAERA
- a CDS encoding FAD-dependent oxidoreductase; translated protein: MRDTFHPYPHVPKVYPPGKPAGAGTQHVPVLIVGGGPVGLATALGLARHGVRSVLIEADDGVCTGSRAICISRRSLEIIDRLGALDGFISKGLPWAGGRSFYRDEEVLHFTMPQDANQKLPPMVNLAQYHIEQFLLDAAERQSELIDIRWQTRVTGVQQRADGATVTLATPDDTYTIDTDWLVAADGGRSVVREALGLKLQGTSYEGRYVIVDIHLKSERPTERLAYFDPPSNPGSTVLVHKQPDDIWRIDYQLRDDEDAQAAVLLENVAPRVDSLLAMMGETQPWHPVWITIYKANALTLEKYRHGAVLFAGDAAHLVPIFGVRGANSGIDDADNLAWKLAYVVKGRAPDSLLDSYSNERVFAAHENLRHGTKSTEFMAPPTFAFELMRTAVLGLAGKHAHVRSLINPRQTSAIAYAQSALNAPELDVFTAGPAPGTVLPECPLALPHNGGQKARYITDLLKRADGHFTGLYFSDDGAVPAELLALGDSLPLTTVAIARSGAQGGAWDHTAQVCSLFDAQPGTFYLVRPDGHVLGRWREVRVGQVADALKRALS